From the genome of bacterium, one region includes:
- a CDS encoding DUF3298 and DUF4163 domain-containing protein, which produces MVKIKITSLILILISSLSRSSIAIPSYPECIRSDKNIHQKTDTYLINITYPCVTNNIINRKIEKLIRNTIADFKHQISPKRISPAWKNELWITYRITHYSERIKSIRFDIYTFTGGAHGTTLVVTKTYDFKTGKELALSDIFNSKTDYLVRISAFVRPILAQKLQPSQSDWINTGTAPISKNYQTFMLTDKSIIFIFQQYQVGPRIVGIPEVELPFEQIQDILTPQFRKK; this is translated from the coding sequence ATGGTAAAAATAAAAATAACCTCGTTAATCCTCATTCTTATATCTAGCTTGAGCAGGAGTAGTATAGCTATACCGTCATATCCGGAATGTATACGATCGGATAAGAATATTCACCAAAAAACTGATACATATCTCATTAATATTACCTATCCGTGCGTAACGAATAACATCATAAACCGAAAAATAGAGAAACTAATCCGAAATACTATCGCTGATTTTAAACATCAAATCAGTCCGAAACGGATTTCACCCGCGTGGAAGAACGAACTCTGGATAACCTATCGTATCACGCACTACTCAGAACGAATTAAAAGTATTCGATTCGATATCTATACCTTTACTGGCGGCGCGCATGGAACTACGCTCGTAGTAACGAAAACCTATGATTTTAAAACCGGCAAGGAATTAGCATTATCAGATATATTTAATTCCAAAACTGACTATTTAGTTCGAATATCAGCATTTGTCCGCCCGATACTAGCGCAAAAACTACAACCATCGCAATCGGACTGGATTAATACCGGCACGGCGCCGATATCGAAAAATTATCAAACGTTTATGCTAACCGATAAAAGTATCATCTTCATTTTCCAGCAGTATCAGGTCGGACCCCGAATTGTAGGAATTCCGGAAGTAGAACTTCCGTTTGAACAGATTCAAGATATATTAACTCCGCAATTTCGGAAAAAATAA